In Thermofilum pendens Hrk 5, the sequence TGGCAATGTCCGTCGAGCCCATCGTACCCACAACGAGCGGCATCGACGACTTCAAGCCACCTATGCTGGTCTCCAGGTTAACGTCGGTGAACACGGGCTCTCTGAGGAGCTCCGCCATTTTCTCCAGCCTCTTCGGCGTGAAAGCGGGAGGCGTTAGGACCAAGTCGTCCATCGTTAGGAACCTCGGGTAACCCTTCCTGTGAACAGTCGCCCCGAGCAGCGCCGCGCCGTAGGTGGCTAGCTCTCCGAAGGGGTAGACGCCCTCGCTCCCCTTAATAGCTTTGAGCAGTATCTCGTCTAAGGGGTAGTCTTCCATGAACTCGCTTATCCCCCTTAGGGTCACCAGGCTACCCTTAACCTTGAGCACAAGCTCGCCTAGCTTAAGCGCAAACCACTCGAGCACGCCGACCACCTTTAGGGGGTTGGGCCTATCCCGGCGACCTTGGGGTACGGCCTAGACTCCCACACAGCCCTAAGGCCGCATATGTACCTAGTCAGCCTCTCCACCCCTATGCCGAAGCCGGCCGTCTTTAAGGGGTAGAAGTCCCTGAGCATCTCCAGGAACCACTTGTACTTCTTCGGGTCCTCCCCGGACTCCTTTATCCTAGCGATAACCTTGGCCGGCTCGTACTCGCGCTCGCCTCCCGATATAGCCTCCCCGAAGCCCTCGGGGTAAAGCATGTCGAAGTCCCTTAGGTAGCCAGGCCTCTCCGGGTCCTCCCTGTTGTAGAAGCCCCTAGACCCCTTGGGATACCCGTATATGAACAGAGGGCTCGTGTGGTGGGCCGATAGAACCTTCTCGCACTCCCAGAGGATCTCGGTGTTCCTCGGGTTTCTACAGCCCAGCCTGTTTACCAGCTCCACCGCCTCGGCGTGGGTATACCTCGCGAACGGTGTCCTGTACTCTGGGAGGGTCCTACCAAGCTTCTCGAGGTCCGCGCCGTGCACCTCCTCGACGTACCTAGCAACATGCATGAATAAGCCCTCGGCCAGGCTCATAGCGTCCTCCAGCGTGCCGTCCAGAATCTCTATGTCGACCTGGAAGAACTCGACGAGGTGCCTACCCGTGAAAATGCTGTCGTTGGGCTCAAGCCTGATGTTCGGAGAGACGAAGTAGACCTTACCCAATACCGCCGCCATGTACTGCTTGTAGAGTATAGCGCTGGACATGACCTTGTACTCGTGCCCGTAGAAGTCCACGGTAACCTGCTTAGCCCCCCTTATGCCCGGGTCAGTGACGGGACCTATTATCGGCGGCAACGCCTCAGTAAAGCCGTGGGAGTCCAAGTACTCTCGAATAGCGCGGAGTATCGACGCTTGGATCCTGAAGACCGTGGCGTACTTGCTTTCCCTAGCCCACTTCCACGAGTACCTTGTCCACTCCTCTAGGAACTTGACGTACGAATCCCTATCCCTAGCCATCTTCTCGAGCTCCAGCACCGCCGGGTGAAGTTTTGCCAAACTTTCGCGTGCACTGTTAAATGCGATAAACCGGGTTTCCTGTCCCATGCTTATCGTTCAACGCCCTATGCACTGTCTTAAAATCATTTTCTGATCGAAACCTGAATTTCTTGCAAATGTTTCCGTTAGCTTTCCGGTGGAAGCTGTAAAAAATTCCGGAGAAGAGGCCCAACCCCCTGCCGCGGAACACGCGCATAGAGTGCAGCAAGGCTAGCCTAGCCTCGATGCAGTCGCGTACTCGTCTCCCCCTAGGTGTAGCAACAGGCGCGCCTTCGCTAGGTCGTAGACGGCCCCGCTCCAGGCGTCCCGCCTAGCCCTAGCGGCCTGCACCTCGCCGACTAGAATGGAATGGTCGCCGGCGGGGTACTCGGCCCAGAGCCTGCACTCCAGGCAGGCGAGCGCACCCTCGATGCACGGCGCCCCCACCCTGAGGGCTGGCAGGAACCTTACGCCCAGCGAGGAAGCCTTGTCGACATCCCTCCCGGAGACGGACCCGGCCTCCTCGACTACCCTGAGCATGCCCGCGTCGACAGGGTTCACCGTGAACACCCCGCTGGACTTCACCAAGCTGTAGGTGTACCTCTCCGGCGCCACCGCTACCGCTACGAGCGGGGGCTTCACAGATACAGGTGTGAGCCACGCGGCCGGCATGAAGTTCGGCCTACCCGAGGCGTCGACGGAGACTATGAGCGCGACGAGCTTGGGGTGGAGTAGCCTAGTGTGCCTCCTAAGCTCTACCTCGACGTACCCAACGCCTTGCACGGCTGTATTCGCGCTAAATCGACATATAATTTTTTAGACGCGCGCGCAGTTCAACCAGGTGGGCGAGGCTGTCCCAGTCCCCCTCGCTAGAGCCATTGCACGCGAAGTCAAAAAGACGCTCTTATAGCGCGCGTTCCGAAAAAGGTTTTCTCGCTCCTTGGTTTACAAACATGGGAGAAAGCTGAAACCGAGGATCTCCCCGGTTTACAAACCCAGGGAAAAAGGAAAAGGGAGAGTTTTTACGCCAGCCCGAGCCCCCTTAGCTCTTCGACGTCCTCCTCAAGCTCTCTCGCCAGCTCTTCGTCCTCCTCGAGCCTCGCCGGCGCGCTTCTCACGGAGGCTAGGAACTCCTCTACCGCGTCCAGCGCCTCGACGAGGCGCGCCTCGTACAGCCCGTCGCGCCTAAGAGTGCTCGCCAGTAGCCGCGAAAGCGCGCCGATGGTTCGCACGGTAACCCTCGGGTCACTCATGCTCGGTCAACACTCTTTCCCGGCCTCTCCCTCCACGCTGACCCCTGATGCCGCGCCCTCGTAGGGCGCCTCTTTCCACCATTTAAGGGAGGGGTGAAATATGGTTGGAGAGAAGATGATGGGGTATGAGGGGGTCGAGGGAGAGGTTAGGGAGGAGACGTGGAGGAGGGCGGCTTTAAGCCTCTACTCGACCGAGGTCGAGGATAAGAGGAAGGGCAGGACACATTACCGCGGCCTGTATCACACTGTGAGCGAGGTTGACTGGGACTTCACGCGCTTCTTGGTGAACGGCTACAGCGTTGTGCCGGACGAGGTCTACCCGAGGTTTCACCGCTTCCTCGACATCGACGCGAGGAAGTATCTTTTGCTGAACGACGACAGCAGGCCGAGGGAGGGAAGCGCTGTCGTAGAGCTACGCGATAGGCTACAGTCGATAGTCGACGCCGGCGCCGATGATCTTAGAGCCGAGAGGCATGGAAAGCACTGGCGCGTATACCCGCCCAGGGAGAACTGGTACGTGAGGGTCGCGAGACCCAACGCGCATAGCTGGGCTGTCCGCGTACCGCTGGAGGGCTTCTGGGTCGAATCGGAGTTTCCGGAGGTTCTAGTGAACACTCCTAGGGAGGTTCTCAAGAGCCTGCAGAGGGGGTGGATCCTTACGGATGTGACACCCCCTCATGGGCGCCGCAGCGACGTGCGTTTCGGCACTACCCAGAGCTGGCAACTTCCCAGTACGCTCGCGGCTTTTCCAAGCGACGATATCAGGCTCGGCATTAAAGCAGGAGTTCTCGGCAGTACCAGGATGAGCATTGAGTGGGAAGTGAGCATCTACGGTTACACGGAGGAGCTGGGCTGGGCCTCCACGCTTATCGGCGAGGTTAAACGTGTAGAATACCGCAGGTTGGTCGACGAGTGCAGAAAGCTCAACGGCGACCCAGTGGCTCTTTTCACTGCCTTCCTGGGAGACGGGCTACGCACATTCTTTCTGAGGATTCGGGTGCTCTTCTTCGGGATTGGCCACGAGATAGTTTACTTGCCGACGGAGAGCGCTGTCTTTAATGCCCGTTTGGCTGTGGAGAGGGCTAGCGAGTACGTGCGCTTTGTATCGCTGGTAACTAAGTGTCCAAAGATTAAACACTTCTTATTCGTCAGCCTCGGATTGCCGCAGAAGAGGGGCAGGAAAAATGGGCGGAGAAACAACCCGTTCTACGCAAACATTGCAGGAGCACAGCTACTCCTAGTCTACATCTCTACGATGAACCTCGTCTACGCTAGGATCGCGGTTGACGCTGTGCCTCAAGGCTGGTACGAGAAGGCAATCGAGGAAGGCTGGGACGTCCGGGTAGTTACCTCGGGCACTCCTTCGGGTAGCAAGAAGTACTACGCTGTGCCTCAAGGCTCTCTCTTCGAGCATGCCCGCCACGACGCAGAGCTACGCGCAACGCTCCTCGCCTTCACAAGGTACAAGGCCGAGCAGTACCCCAGAGCCTGG encodes:
- a CDS encoding asparagine synthetase A translates to MGQETRFIAFNSARESLAKLHPAVLELEKMARDRDSYVKFLEEWTRYSWKWARESKYATVFRIQASILRAIREYLDSHGFTEALPPIIGPVTDPGIRGAKQVTVDFYGHEYKVMSSAILYKQYMAAVLGKVYFVSPNIRLEPNDSIFTGRHLVEFFQVDIEILDGTLEDAMSLAEGLFMHVARYVEEVHGADLEKLGRTLPEYRTPFARYTHAEAVELVNRLGCRNPRNTEILWECEKVLSAHHTSPLFIYGYPKGSRGFYNREDPERPGYLRDFDMLYPEGFGEAISGGEREYEPAKVIARIKESGEDPKKYKWFLEMLRDFYPLKTAGFGIGVERLTRYICGLRAVWESRPYPKVAGIGPTP
- a CDS encoding flavin reductase family protein → MQGVGYVEVELRRHTRLLHPKLVALIVSVDASGRPNFMPAAWLTPVSVKPPLVAVAVAPERYTYSLVKSSGVFTVNPVDAGMLRVVEEAGSVSGRDVDKASSLGVRFLPALRVGAPCIEGALACLECRLWAEYPAGDHSILVGEVQAARARRDAWSGAVYDLAKARLLLHLGGDEYATASRLG